The following are from one region of the Nostoc cf. commune SO-36 genome:
- a CDS encoding VgrG-related protein, whose protein sequence is MTKESLYLSQPQIQIEGLNDYSELMKDLVQITIEESLHLPAMFTLVVHNSYLSTSERSENKPWRYEQVFKIGKKVKLGFSGSTTQNLNFKKDLESFLMEGEITAMEVHFNEKSEADVIVRGYDISHRLHRGRYNRSFLNETDSDIVKKVVKEVGIKLGNIESTSEVHKYVFQENQTNMEFLRERAARIGFELFITDDKVNFCNPKVQGDLPLKWLVDISKFSTRVTSAEQVSSVEVRAWDYSQKRLISQTAKKEKQVTETGNKLGSSTSTAFSNLNSPKMTVVDKPVASEKQAKDMAQALCDELGGEFVYADAKATGNPEIRPGRVVKLEGMGDRYNGKYYITETRHFFNQRVYETNFSVRGLRSGSLFTTLSPQKSLQPSETLLVGIVTNNKDPEKMGRVKVKFPTMTEEHESNWARVVALGAGPNRGFDCLPEVNDEVLVGFEHGDIHRPYVIGGVWNGKDAPPEKVDDSVTSGVRLRTIKTRVGHVLQFVEEDKGSSKTGIRVETKDGHKIYLNDSQRCIEIETKGGHKIKMDDMAKSVSVKSTGNMSLDAAGNIDISATGTITVKGAMIRLN, encoded by the coding sequence ATGACAAAAGAAAGCCTCTATTTAAGTCAACCTCAAATCCAGATAGAAGGACTAAATGATTATTCAGAATTGATGAAAGATTTGGTGCAAATCACCATAGAAGAAAGCCTTCATTTACCAGCAATGTTTACTCTAGTAGTACATAATAGCTATCTTTCCACTTCTGAACGCTCAGAAAACAAGCCTTGGCGATATGAGCAGGTATTTAAGATTGGCAAAAAAGTAAAGTTGGGTTTTAGTGGAAGTACTACTCAAAATCTTAATTTCAAAAAAGATTTAGAAAGTTTTTTGATGGAAGGCGAAATTACAGCAATGGAAGTTCACTTCAATGAGAAATCTGAAGCTGATGTAATTGTTCGTGGCTATGATATTTCTCATCGTCTTCACAGAGGCCGTTACAATCGTTCTTTTTTGAATGAAACTGATAGCGATATAGTCAAGAAAGTAGTTAAAGAAGTAGGAATAAAACTAGGTAATATAGAGTCAACTAGTGAAGTTCATAAGTATGTCTTTCAAGAAAATCAAACTAATATGGAGTTTTTGCGGGAACGGGCTGCCCGCATTGGCTTTGAATTATTTATTACAGACGACAAAGTAAATTTTTGCAACCCAAAAGTTCAGGGAGATTTGCCACTAAAATGGCTAGTTGATATTAGTAAGTTTAGTACCCGCGTCACCAGTGCTGAACAGGTGAGTTCTGTGGAAGTACGTGCCTGGGACTATAGCCAGAAAAGATTGATTAGTCAAACAGCCAAGAAAGAGAAGCAAGTAACTGAGACAGGTAATAAGCTAGGAAGTAGTACAAGTACTGCATTTTCTAATCTTAATTCTCCCAAAATGACTGTTGTAGATAAACCTGTTGCCAGTGAAAAGCAAGCAAAGGATATGGCTCAGGCTTTGTGTGATGAACTCGGAGGAGAATTTGTTTATGCAGATGCCAAAGCCACAGGGAATCCTGAGATTCGTCCGGGACGAGTTGTTAAACTTGAAGGTATGGGCGATCGCTATAATGGTAAGTACTATATTACAGAAACACGCCATTTCTTCAATCAGCGTGTTTATGAAACTAATTTCAGCGTCCGGGGACTACGTTCTGGTAGCTTATTCACAACTCTATCTCCACAAAAAAGCCTACAGCCATCTGAGACTTTATTAGTCGGAATTGTAACTAATAACAAAGACCCAGAGAAAATGGGCAGAGTGAAAGTTAAGTTCCCAACGATGACAGAAGAACATGAAAGTAACTGGGCGAGAGTTGTAGCTTTGGGAGCAGGCCCAAACAGAGGTTTTGACTGTTTGCCAGAGGTAAACGATGAAGTTTTAGTAGGTTTTGAGCATGGAGATATTCACCGTCCCTACGTCATTGGTGGAGTATGGAATGGTAAAGATGCACCACCCGAAAAGGTAGATGACTCAGTTACAAGTGGTGTAAGATTACGCACCATTAAAACTCGTGTGGGTCATGTTCTACAGTTTGTTGAAGAAGACAAAGGAAGTAGTAAAACAGGTATTCGCGTAGAAACTAAAGACGGTCACAAAATATATCTCAATGATAGTCAAAGGTGCATAGAGATTGAAACCAAAGGCGGTCATAAAATCAAAATGGACGATATGGCTAAATCTGTTTCAGTGAAATCAACAGGTAATATGTCATTAGATGCTGCTGGAAATATAGATATTTCAGCCACTGGCACAATTACAGTTAAAGGTGCGATGATTCGCCTTAATTAA
- a CDS encoding GNAT family N-acetyltransferase translates to MIEIFEADLSILAHAEVMVQLMDEYALDPMGGSKGLSDYVKANLSAELAKRKAAHVILALVDTKPAGLVVCLEGFSTFACKPLLNIHDVIVALPYRGRGLSKLLLQKAEEIALDLGCCKLTLEVLEGNHVAQSAYKACGFSGYELNPQMGKALFWEKKLG, encoded by the coding sequence ATGATTGAAATTTTTGAAGCAGACCTGAGTATACTTGCTCATGCAGAGGTTATGGTGCAATTGATGGATGAGTATGCACTCGACCCGATGGGTGGTAGTAAAGGTTTGTCGGATTACGTTAAAGCAAATCTCTCAGCAGAGCTTGCAAAAAGAAAAGCGGCTCATGTCATTCTTGCGCTTGTCGATACCAAACCCGCAGGGCTTGTTGTCTGCTTAGAAGGATTTTCTACGTTCGCGTGTAAGCCATTACTTAATATTCACGATGTCATCGTTGCTTTACCCTACCGTGGTAGAGGCTTGTCCAAACTGCTGCTACAGAAAGCGGAGGAGATAGCGTTGGATTTGGGTTGCTGCAAACTCACGCTAGAGGTACTAGAAGGAAACCATGTTGCCCAGTCAGCATACAAGGCGTGCGGATTCAGTGGTTATGAGCTAAATCCCCAGATGGGCAAGGCATTATTTTGGGAGAAGAAACTAGGATAG
- a CDS encoding CIS tube protein → MASPAIIVTQKRQPQLQKAKLVAYKSGATKDIELMFNPTDISFTRTVKWESEQGNRSTDLIPKVNFSGVEPYKFTLKQLLFDTYETKESVMKYINIIKKGVESIDNKPDTRPPVYIFTWGTEYFYCVITSLTYTLNMFLTDGTPVRALVDISLQEVDKNNIPGGKESASKGKDRQANEKLGPTDKPN, encoded by the coding sequence ATGGCAAGCCCAGCAATTATTGTTACTCAAAAGCGTCAACCACAACTTCAAAAAGCCAAACTTGTGGCTTATAAAAGTGGAGCAACAAAAGATATTGAATTGATGTTTAATCCGACAGATATTAGTTTTACTAGAACTGTTAAGTGGGAAAGTGAGCAAGGAAATAGAAGTACCGATCTTATCCCTAAAGTTAATTTTTCTGGCGTTGAGCCTTACAAATTTACACTTAAACAATTGCTATTTGATACTTATGAAACTAAAGAATCGGTAATGAAGTATATAAATATTATTAAAAAAGGTGTAGAAAGTATAGATAATAAACCTGATACGCGTCCACCTGTTTATATATTTACATGGGGAACCGAATATTTTTATTGCGTAATTACGAGTTTAACTTACACTTTAAATATGTTTCTTACAGATGGTACTCCAGTCAGGGCACTGGTAGATATATCTTTGCAAGAAGTAGATAAGAACAATATTCCTGGAGGAAAAGAATCAGCTTCTAAAGGCAAAGATCGTCAGGCAAATGAAAAATTGGGGCCAACTGATAAACCAAATTAA
- a CDS encoding NIPSNAP family protein, giving the protein MITCYLRYVIDPDKISDFEAYGCMWIPLVEKFGGKHHGYFLPHEGANNIAVALFSFPSLAAYEQYRIDSQQDPACRKAYEFARRTKCIVSYERSFMRPVLGDINNFQ; this is encoded by the coding sequence ATGATTACTTGCTATTTGCGCTACGTTATCGATCCTGACAAAATTTCGGATTTTGAAGCATACGGATGTATGTGGATTCCGTTGGTGGAAAAATTTGGTGGAAAACATCACGGGTACTTTCTTCCACATGAAGGAGCTAATAATATTGCCGTAGCTCTGTTCAGTTTTCCCAGCCTTGCAGCATACGAGCAATACCGGATAGACTCTCAGCAAGATCCGGCTTGTCGGAAAGCGTATGAATTTGCGCGTCGAACAAAGTGTATTGTTAGTTATGAGCGATCATTTATGCGCCCAGTTTTAGGCGATATTAACAATTTTCAATAA
- a CDS encoding GPW/gp25 family protein: MVYGRERAYLGTGWAYPLHLSVQGGIQLSREDQKVKESIWIILRTGVGERVYRPTFGSRLSELAFAPMNSDTLLRIRLYVLEALEVWEPRIIIDEVLTDPDPIRGRVDIIINYRLKDAPDIYSFVYPYYLVSAGEES, translated from the coding sequence ATGGTTTATGGTCGTGAACGAGCCTATTTGGGAACAGGTTGGGCTTACCCACTGCATTTAAGTGTGCAAGGTGGGATACAACTTAGCCGTGAAGATCAAAAAGTTAAAGAATCTATTTGGATTATTCTCCGCACGGGAGTAGGTGAGCGGGTTTATCGACCTACCTTTGGTTCGCGCTTGTCAGAACTGGCGTTTGCACCCATGAATAGCGATACCCTACTGCGAATCCGTCTTTATGTTTTGGAAGCTTTAGAAGTTTGGGAACCACGCATTATTATCGATGAAGTTCTCACTGATCCTGATCCTATCCGTGGCAGAGTGGACATTATCATCAATTATCGACTCAAAGACGCCCCCGATATTTATAGCTTTGTTTATCCTTATTATTTGGTTTCAGCTGGGGAGGAATCGTGA
- a CDS encoding PAAR domain-containing protein → MLIYHNCATPLPLPPHGPGVVIDGSQTVLINNLPASRMGDTVLEALGPPNKIIKGDFTVLIGG, encoded by the coding sequence GTGCTGATATATCATAATTGCGCCACACCTTTACCCCTACCTCCCCACGGCCCTGGGGTTGTGATTGATGGTAGTCAGACTGTGCTGATTAACAATCTACCTGCATCTCGGATGGGGGACACCGTTTTAGAAGCATTGGGGCCACCGAATAAAATTATCAAAGGCGATTTTACTGTTTTGATTGGCGGCTGA